In Candidatus Roseilinea sp., one DNA window encodes the following:
- a CDS encoding oxidoreductase: MNHRLGIGVLGLHEGRTMLVALTHPVPRDPATDPRDIGRLRTTHVRAVAGCDLNEEKIASTRAICPNLFYTTRYEEMLARSDVDIVCIYTPDHLHGQHVVQAFEAGKHVICTKPLVNSLDDAKRVLEAGRRTGRKLMVGQSTRFFEPFQRQRRAFERREIGSLELVDAHYVHRMDWFYEKSPWAATTTDWAFLCLSHPVDLVRWYLGRIIEVHAFGYRSSLAQKYGAGFDIYAANLRSSDGRIGRAMGHYGLHDLPSARNAIELMLYGSEGTSLAQYHDMRYIHTSPDGDIVEDPLYGKRAYYFNNEVHGMHYGEFANYAEYFAEALLENRPYSPDLEEGIETICVLEAIRRSAHSGRPVQLAPLMAEVGLQV, translated from the coding sequence ATGAATCATCGGCTTGGAATCGGCGTGCTTGGTCTGCATGAAGGGCGCACGATGCTCGTGGCGCTGACCCATCCTGTGCCACGCGATCCAGCGACCGACCCCAGGGACATCGGTCGGCTTCGCACCACCCACGTCCGCGCTGTGGCAGGATGCGACTTAAACGAAGAAAAGATCGCTTCAACACGTGCCATTTGTCCCAATCTGTTCTACACCACGCGTTACGAGGAAATGCTAGCGCGCAGCGATGTGGACATTGTTTGTATTTACACGCCGGATCACCTGCATGGCCAGCATGTCGTGCAGGCTTTCGAGGCAGGCAAACATGTGATCTGCACGAAGCCACTGGTGAACTCCCTCGACGACGCGAAACGTGTGCTAGAAGCAGGCCGGCGCACCGGTCGCAAGTTGATGGTGGGACAAAGCACGCGTTTCTTTGAACCCTTCCAGCGACAACGGCGAGCGTTTGAGCGGCGTGAGATTGGCTCGCTAGAACTCGTTGACGCGCACTATGTGCATCGCATGGATTGGTTCTACGAGAAGAGTCCTTGGGCAGCCACAACTACGGATTGGGCCTTCTTGTGCCTGAGCCATCCAGTGGACCTAGTGCGCTGGTATCTCGGCCGTATCATCGAGGTGCACGCTTTTGGATATCGCTCGTCACTGGCCCAGAAGTATGGCGCTGGATTTGATATCTACGCCGCCAACTTGCGCAGCAGCGATGGACGCATCGGCCGAGCGATGGGTCATTACGGTCTCCATGATCTGCCATCCGCTCGCAATGCGATCGAGCTGATGCTATATGGCTCAGAGGGAACCAGCCTGGCCCAGTATCATGACATGCGCTACATCCACACCTCGCCCGACGGCGACATCGTTGAGGATCCGCTCTACGGCAAGCGCGCCTATTACTTCAACAACGAAGTGCATGGCATGCATTACGGCGAATTCGCCAACTACGCCGAATATTTTGCCGAGGCGCTGCTCGAGAATCGCCCCTACTCCCCTGACCTTGAAGAAGGCATTGAGACGATTTGTGTGTTAGAAGCAATCCGGCGCTCGGCACACTCTGGCCGGCCAGTGCAGCTTGCGCCGCTGATGGCAGAGGTAGGCCTGCAAGTGTGA
- the udp gene encoding uridine phosphorylase: protein MTSSEALYHIGFGRGDLGAQPPTLAFLSGDPDRARAIAERYLTGVKKLSENRGLNSYLGALPNGQPVLSATSGMGAPSLSIVVNELVQVGVRVIIRIGTCGSIQPHVKPGSIVITSAALCRQGAANDIAPIEYPAAADPFLTVALAEAARELGVEHHVGITASVDTFYEGQERTGSANPHLLRALRGVTEEYRRLNVLNYEMESGTLFKMGGVYGFAAGCVCGVIAQRSEDERVVLEAKAIAVENAIRVAVEAARRLELIS, encoded by the coding sequence ATGACATCGAGCGAGGCACTGTATCACATCGGATTTGGGCGGGGCGATCTGGGGGCGCAGCCGCCTACGTTGGCGTTCTTGAGCGGCGACCCGGATCGGGCGCGTGCCATTGCCGAGCGCTACCTCACGGGCGTCAAGAAGCTGTCGGAGAATCGCGGGCTGAACAGCTATCTGGGCGCGTTGCCGAACGGGCAGCCGGTGCTTTCGGCGACCAGCGGCATGGGCGCGCCGTCGCTGAGCATCGTGGTGAACGAGCTGGTTCAGGTCGGCGTGCGCGTGATTATTCGCATAGGCACATGTGGATCTATTCAACCTCATGTCAAGCCCGGCAGCATCGTAATTACAAGCGCCGCGCTGTGCCGACAGGGCGCAGCCAACGACATCGCGCCGATTGAATATCCGGCAGCGGCCGACCCCTTCCTGACGGTGGCGCTGGCCGAAGCGGCGCGTGAGCTGGGGGTGGAGCACCATGTGGGCATCACTGCCAGCGTGGACACCTTCTATGAAGGACAAGAGCGCACCGGGTCGGCCAATCCGCATCTGCTGCGCGCCTTGCGCGGCGTCACCGAGGAGTATCGTCGCCTGAATGTGCTGAACTATGAGATGGAGAGCGGCACGCTGTTCAAGATGGGCGGCGTGTATGGCTTCGCCGCGGGTTGCGTGTGCGGCGTGATCGCCCAGCGCTCCGAGGACGAGCGCGTTGTGCTGGAGGCCAAAGCGATCGCCGTCGAGAACGCGATCCGGGTTGCAGTGGAGGCGGCGAGGAGGTTAGAACTGATTAGTTGA
- a CDS encoding ABC transporter ATP-binding protein: protein MASIHVVNVSKRFGEALAPSLREEQRQARMTGRQPHERTAEDAPPAGSVLALDRVSLDVRDGESMVILGPSGCGKSTLLRVIAGLESYDGEVFYGDQNMRDVPPKDRGIGIVFQNYALYPQFESKGNLAFFFKMHKREAEIDERVRQTAQIMGLGFEALLGRMPSTLSGGQKQRVAIARAICRNPKLLLFDEPLSNLDAQLRSSTRIEIRRLINRFAITTLYVTHDQTEATIMGDRLAIMDRGRVLQVGTYRDVYARPASAFVAGFLGIPPMNLLDGVVEGGQVIALGTRLTLPPRVLSFVVRSQPILVGIRPEDILIEADDASATGERSNAVRLAFEFVERLPSDRAQLLHATVNGARLIVRAPLEHDIPLHRPVRLVLPPDRLHFFHAQTGMRI from the coding sequence ATGGCAAGCATTCACGTCGTCAACGTGAGCAAGCGTTTCGGCGAAGCCCTCGCGCCCTCCCTGCGCGAAGAGCAGCGCCAGGCGCGCATGACCGGCCGGCAACCCCACGAGCGCACCGCCGAGGATGCGCCGCCGGCGGGCAGCGTGCTGGCGCTGGATCGCGTGAGCCTCGACGTGCGCGACGGCGAGAGCATGGTCATCCTCGGCCCATCGGGCTGCGGCAAATCCACCCTGCTGCGCGTGATCGCCGGCCTGGAGAGCTACGACGGCGAGGTGTTCTACGGCGACCAAAACATGCGCGATGTGCCGCCGAAAGATCGCGGTATCGGCATCGTCTTCCAGAACTACGCGCTCTACCCACAATTCGAGAGCAAGGGCAATCTGGCCTTCTTCTTCAAGATGCACAAGCGCGAGGCGGAGATTGACGAGCGCGTGCGCCAAACGGCGCAGATCATGGGGCTGGGCTTCGAGGCACTGCTGGGGCGCATGCCGAGCACGCTCTCCGGCGGACAAAAGCAGCGCGTGGCCATCGCGCGCGCCATCTGCCGCAACCCCAAGCTGTTGTTGTTCGACGAGCCGCTGTCCAACCTGGACGCGCAACTGCGATCGTCCACGCGCATCGAGATCCGCCGGCTGATCAACCGCTTCGCCATCACCACGCTCTACGTCACGCACGACCAGACCGAGGCGACGATCATGGGCGATCGGCTGGCGATCATGGATCGCGGACGAGTGCTGCAAGTCGGCACGTATCGCGACGTGTATGCCCGACCGGCCAGCGCCTTCGTGGCCGGCTTTCTCGGCATCCCACCGATGAACCTGCTCGACGGCGTGGTGGAGGGCGGCCAGGTAATCGCACTGGGGACGCGCTTAACGCTGCCGCCGCGCGTGCTGAGCTTCGTCGTGCGCAGCCAGCCGATCCTCGTCGGCATCCGGCCGGAGGATATCCTGATCGAGGCCGACGACGCATCGGCGACCGGCGAGCGCAGCAACGCGGTGCGCCTCGCCTTTGAATTCGTCGAGCGCCTGCCCTCCGATCGCGCGCAGTTGCTGCATGCGACCGTGAACGGCGCACGCCTGATCGTCCGCGCGCCGTTGGAGCACGACATTCCCCTGCACAGGCCGGTCAGGTTAGTCTTGCCGCCGGATCGCCTGCACTTCTTTCACGCCCAGACCGGCATGCGCATCTAG
- the solA gene encoding N-methyltryptophan oxidase has product MTLPNHFHTIVAGVGGMGSATCYYLARRGKRVLGLEQFDIPHTRGSSHGYTRIIRLAYYEHPSYVMLLKRSYELWHEIEKTAGEKLLHITGSIDAGPADSWVFKGALQSAMQYDLPHEVLTGVELAQRFPGYRFPHDILALYQPQGGFLTPERCIVAYANAAMALGAEIHGREKVLGFEPTATGGVRVRTDRDEYFADSLVVTAGAWDAQLMPFLRGLAVPERQVLAWLQPRRPELFQPSNFPVFNCLVPEGRFYGFPIHGVPGFKFGKYHHFEERGDPDRLIHGDDGEPRPDDEAMLRDFASRYFPDAAGPTMTLAACMFTNTPDGHFIIDQHPQFPQISYASPCSGHGYKFASVIGEIMAELADLGYSRWDISLFRADRFGVPTSALFRDKGPAPRARIEQHDPFGAAGSRPQGSFRRATQQQFARPLESEPVHDTRDPRYWQRNAVTPFW; this is encoded by the coding sequence ATGACACTACCTAACCACTTCCACACCATCGTCGCCGGCGTGGGCGGCATGGGCAGCGCGACGTGCTACTACCTGGCGCGGCGCGGCAAGCGCGTGCTCGGGCTGGAGCAGTTCGACATCCCGCACACGCGCGGCAGCTCGCACGGCTACACCCGCATCATCCGCCTGGCCTACTACGAGCACCCGTCGTACGTCATGCTGCTCAAGCGCAGTTACGAGCTGTGGCACGAGATCGAGAAGACCGCCGGCGAAAAGCTGTTGCACATCACCGGCAGCATCGACGCCGGCCCGGCCGACAGCTGGGTGTTCAAAGGCGCGCTGCAGAGCGCTATGCAATACGACCTGCCGCACGAAGTGTTGACCGGCGTCGAGCTGGCGCAGCGCTTCCCCGGCTATCGCTTCCCGCACGACATCCTGGCGCTATATCAGCCGCAGGGCGGCTTCCTCACCCCGGAGCGCTGCATCGTGGCCTACGCCAACGCGGCCATGGCGCTGGGCGCGGAGATTCACGGGCGCGAGAAAGTGCTCGGCTTCGAACCGACGGCGACCGGCGGCGTGCGCGTGCGCACCGACCGCGACGAGTACTTCGCCGATTCGCTCGTCGTCACCGCCGGCGCGTGGGACGCGCAACTGATGCCGTTCCTGCGCGGGCTGGCCGTGCCGGAGCGGCAAGTGCTCGCCTGGCTACAGCCGCGCCGGCCGGAGCTGTTCCAACCGAGCAACTTTCCGGTGTTCAACTGCCTCGTGCCGGAGGGCCGCTTCTACGGCTTTCCGATCCACGGCGTGCCCGGCTTCAAGTTCGGCAAGTATCACCACTTCGAAGAGCGTGGCGACCCCGACCGGCTGATCCACGGCGATGATGGCGAGCCGCGGCCCGACGACGAGGCCATGTTGCGCGATTTCGCCAGCCGTTACTTCCCTGATGCCGCCGGCCCAACCATGACGCTGGCCGCGTGCATGTTCACCAACACGCCCGACGGCCATTTCATCATTGACCAGCATCCCCAATTTCCGCAGATTTCATATGCCTCTCCCTGTTCGGGACACGGCTACAAATTCGCCAGCGTCATCGGCGAGATCATGGCCGAGCTGGCCGATCTGGGCTATTCGCGCTGGGATATTTCGCTGTTCCGCGCCGATCGCTTCGGCGTGCCAACATCGGCGCTGTTCCGCGACAAAGGGCCCGCCCCGCGCGCGCGAATCGAGCAGCACGATCCGTTTGGGGCGGCGGGATCGAGACCCCAGGGGTCTTTCCGTCGCGCAACGCAACAGCAATTCGCCAGACCCTTGGAGTCTGAACCGGTGCACGACACCCGTGACCCGCGCTACTGGCAGCGCAATGCCGTAACGCCGTTTTGGTAG
- a CDS encoding hypothetical protein (possible pseudo, internal stop codon) has product MGEPEVIAWLTHLAKERDVAASIQNQALSAVLFLYRHVLQRPLDLTIEDGVWAQKPARLPTVLTRDEALRVIACLHSEFALMAKLLYGCGLRLNECVGLRVQDIDFQRRQIIVRDAKGDQDRVTMLPAALVAPLQEHLTRVQAVHRRDLQRGFGFVDLPEALALAGQRLKLDPENFNVLLALASMHRHLGDAAASARFAAQARARIPPDDHYNLVCLESVCGDADAAFDHLRLAAADPACDRDWARQDPDFEWIREDARFEEIVG; this is encoded by the coding sequence ATGGGCGAGCCCGAGGTGATCGCTTGGCTCACCCACCTGGCCAAGGAACGCGACGTCGCCGCGTCAATCCAGAACCAGGCCCTCAGCGCGGTGTTGTTTTTGTATCGCCACGTCCTTCAGCGCCCGCTCGACCTCACCATCGAGGACGGCGTGTGGGCGCAGAAGCCGGCCCGTCTGCCCACCGTGCTCACCCGTGACGAAGCCCTGCGCGTCATCGCTTGCCTGCACAGCGAATTCGCCCTCATGGCCAAACTGCTCTATGGCTGTGGCTTGCGGCTGAACGAGTGCGTCGGCCTGCGCGTGCAAGACATCGACTTCCAGCGCAGGCAGATCATCGTGCGCGACGCCAAAGGCGATCAGGATCGCGTCACCATGCTGCCGGCCGCGCTGGTTGCGCCGCTGCAAGAGCACCTCACGCGCGTGCAGGCCGTGCATCGGCGCGATCTCCAGCGTGGGTTTGGATTCGTTGATTTGCCCGAGGCGCTGGCGCTGGCCGGGCAGCGACTGAAGCTCGACCCGGAGAACTTCAACGTGTTACTCGCCCTGGCGTCCATGCATCGGCATCTGGGGGACGCAGCAGCCAGCGCGCGCTTCGCCGCACAGGCGCGGGCGCGCATCCCGCCGGACGACCACTACAACCTGGTCTGCCTGGAATCGGTGTGCGGGGACGCCGACGCCGCCTTCGATCACCTGCGCCTGGCGGCAGCCGATCCCGCCTGCGACCGTGACTGGGCGCGGCAAGACCCGGACTTCGAGTGGATTCGGGAGGATGCGAGGTTTGAGGAGATAGTAGGATAG